From Nicotiana tabacum cultivar K326 chromosome 20, ASM71507v2, whole genome shotgun sequence, one genomic window encodes:
- the LOC107775454 gene encoding glutamine--tRNA ligase, with protein sequence MVKEEDSKTLELFLKIGLDEKTAKNTLANNKVTTNLTAVIHEAAVTDGCDRTVGNLIYTVATKFPANALNHRPTLLQYIVSTKIKTPAQLEAAFTFLAATASGDLNTQEFEEACGVGVEVSKDDIERAVSEVFEEKKANILEQRYRTNVGELFAHVRKKLPWADPKVVKEVIDAELYKLLGERTAADNEKPVKKKKEKPVKAEDKAKVDETPAPKPSEEELNPYSIFPPPEENYKVHTEIYFSDRPVLRACNSKELLEKHLKVTGRKVLTRFPPEPNGYLHIGHAKAMFVDFGLAKERDGGCYLRFDDTNPEAEKKEYIDHIKEIVGWMGWEPYKITHTSDYFQDLYELAVELIRRGHAYVDHQTAEEVKEYRERKMNSPWRDRPIEESLRLFDEMKKGMINEGKATLRMKQDMQSDNFNMYDLIAYRIKFTPHPHAGDKWCIYPSYDYAHCIVDSLENITHSLCTLEFETRRASYYWLLDALGLYQPFVWEYSRLNVSNTVMSKRKLNRLVTEKWVDGWDDPRLMTLAGLRRRGVTSTAINAFVRGIGITRSDCSMIHLSRLEYHIREELNKTAPRTMVVLNPLKVIITNLEAGIVTDLDAKKWPEAPVNDASSFYKVPFSRVVYIERTDFRLKDSKDYFGLAPGKSVLLRYAYPIKCTDVILADDKETVLEIRAEYDPSKTTKPKGVLHWVAEPSPGVDPLKVEVRLFDRLFLSENPAELEDWLGDLNPESKVVIQNAYAVPLVRTAALGGRFQFERLGYFAVDQDSTSEKLVFNRTVTLRDSYAKGGK encoded by the exons GCAGCTGTGACTGATGGTTGTGATCGTACTGTAGGCAACCTGATATACACG GTTGCTACAAAGTTTCCAGCCAATGCACTTAACCACCGGCCCACATTGCTTCAGTACATTGTATCAACAAAG ATTAAAACCCCTGCACAGTTAGAAGCGGCATTCACGTTTCTTGCTGCAACCGCCTCTGGAGATTTGAACACCCAAGAATTTGAGGAGGCTTGTGGTGTTG GAGTTGAGGTATCCAAGGATGACATTGAACGTGCTGTCAGTGAGGTTTTTGAGGAGAAGAAGGCCAATATATTAGAGCAGCGTTATAGAACAAATG TTGGTGAACTCTTTGCTCACGTTCGGAAGAAGTTGCCATGGGCTGATCCGAAAGTAGTCAAG GAAGTAATAGATGCGGAGCTGTATAAATTACTTGGGGAAAGAACTGCTGCAGATAATGAAAAGCCtgtaaaaaagaagaaagagaagccaGTGAAAGCTGAG GATAAGGCAAAAGTTGATGAGACCCCTGCACCGAAGCCGTCTGAAGAAGAATTAAATCCATATTCGATCTTCCCCCCTCCTGAGGAAAATTACAAG GTACATACAGAAATATATTTCAGTGACAGGCCTGTGCTTCGAGCTTGCAATTCCAAGGAACTACTTGAAAAACATTTGAAAGTGACTGGACGAAAAGTTTTAACACGTTTTCCACCCGAACCTAACGGATATTTGCACATTGGACATGCAAAG GCTATGTTTGTGGACTTTGGTCTGGCAAAAGAAAGAGACGGTGGCTGTTACTTGAG GTTTGATGATACCAACCCTGAAGCTGAGAAGAAAGAGTACATCGATCATATCAAAGAAATTGTAGGGTGGATGGGATGGGAGCCTTACAAG ATAACTCACACTAGTGattatttccaagacctttatgAGCTAGCTGTAGAGCTGATAAGAAGAGGTCATGCATATGTTGACCACCAG ACAGCTGAAGAGGTAAAAGAATATCGAGAGAGAAAGATGAACAGCCCTTGGAGAGATAGGCCTATAGAAGAGTCCTTAAGATTGTTTGATGAAATGAAGAAGGGGATGATTAATGAAGGCAAGGCGACATTAAGGATGAAACAGGACATGCAGAGTGATAATTTCAATATGTATGACCTTATTGCATACCGTATCAAG TTCACTCCTCATCCACATGCAGGGGATAAATGGTGCATCTACCCCAGTTATGATTATGCCCATTGTATTGTTGATTCTTTGGAAAATATCACTCATTCG CTTTGCACCCTGGAGTTTGAAACCCGCCGTGCATCATATTACTGGTTACTGGATGCACTAGGCCTTTACCAGCCTTTTGTTTGGGAATACTCACGGTTGAATGTGTCCAACACTGTGATGTCAAAGCGGAAG TTGAACCGTCTTGTAACAGAGAAATGGGTTGACGGCTGGGATGATCCTCGTCTCATGACATTAGCAGGGTTGCGACGTAGAGGGGTAACTTCAACAGCAATTAATGCTTTTGTTCGTGGGATTGGAATAACTAGAAG TGACTGTAGTATGATACACCTAAGTCGCCTCGAATACCATATAAGAGAAGAACTAAATAAAACAGCTCCTAGAACAATGGTTGTGCTAAATCCCCTTAAG GTTATCATCACAAACCTTGAAGCTGGCATAGTAACGGATCTAGATGCAAAGAAATGGCCTGAAGCTCCAGTAAATGATGCTTCGTCATTTTATAAG GTCCCCTTTTCTAGAGTTGTGTACATTGAACGTACAGATTTTAGGTTAAAAGATTCTAAAGATTATTTTGGCCTTGCTCCTGGAAAATCTGTCTTACTAAG GTATGCATACCCTATAAAATGTACAGATGTAATTCTTGCTGATGACAAAGAGACGGTTCTTGAGATTCGGGCAGAGTATGACCCGTCCAAGACGACCAAGCCTAAG GGTGTTCTTCATTGGGTTGCAGAACCTTCACCTGGGGTAGATCCACTTAAGGTGGAGGTCCGGCTATTTGACAGGCTCTTTCTCTCCGAG AATCCCGCCGAACTAGAAGACTGGCTTGGTGATTTGAACCCTGAGTCTAAAGTGGTGATACAAAATGCTTATGCTGTGCCCTTAGTTAGGACGGCTGCTCTTGGAGGCAGATTTCAGTTTGAAAGGCTCG GGTATTTTGCTGTTGACCAGGATTCCACTTCTGAGAAACTGGTCTTCAATCGGACTGTCACGCTGCGTGATAGCTATGCCAAGGGTGGAAAATGA
- the LOC107775455 gene encoding transcription factor MYB62-like, producing MSKNIVIMSNNSSNEDDQFELRRGPWTLEEDNLLIHYISTNGEGRWNALAKCAGLKRTGKSCRLRWLNYLKPDIKRGNLTPQEQLLILELHSKWGNRWSKIAQHLPGRTDNEIKNYWRTRVQKQARQLKVDCNSKIFVEAIKSLWVPRLLEKMEQSSSIEKHNPSLITPLINNQEPYDKENSRMYSTDSMNMLKLEPHEMTQDFTIYNNSVQNECYHVESLSQQPDFSSQEMSISECEVAEAHWFSDEMAATSLWNMDEFWQFRKLGDIDI from the exons ATGAGCAAAAACATAGTAATTATGAGTAATAATTCCTCAAATGAAGATGATCAATTTGAGCTAAGAAGAGGTCCATGGACTCTTGAGGAAGATAATCTTCTTATTCATTATATTTCTACCAATGGTGAAGGTCGTTGGAATGCCTTAGCTAAATGTGCTG GATTGAAGAGAACAGGAAAAAGTTGTAGACTGAGGTGGCTGAATTACTTAAAACCTGATATTAAACGTGGAAATCTCACCCCACAAGAACAACTCTTAATTCTTGAACTTCACTCTAAATGGGGAAACAG GTGGTCAAAAATTGCTCAACATCTACCAGGAAGAACAGATAATGAAATCAAGAACTACTGGAGAACAAGGGTGCAAAAACAAGCAAGACAACTCAAGGTTGATTGTAATAGCAAAATATTTGTTGAAGCAATCAAGAGTCTTTGGGTGCCAAGATTACTTGAAAAAATGGAACAATCTTCCTCCATTGAAAAACATAATCCTTCACTAATTACTCCCTTAATCAACAATCAAGAACCTTATGATAAGGAAAATTCAAGAATGTATTCAACAGATTCAATGAATATGTTGAAGTTGGAGCCTCATGAAATGACACAAGATTTCACTATCTACAATAATTCAGTACAAAATGAGTGTTACCATGTGGAAAGTTTAAGCCAACAGCCAGATTTTTCATCTCAAGAAATGTCAATTTCAGAGTGTGAGGTGGCAGAAGCTCATTGGTTTAGTGATGAAATGGCTGCAACATCATTATGGAACATGGATGAGTTTTGGCAATTCAGAAAGCTAGGAGATATAGACATCTAG